A portion of the [Limnothrix rosea] IAM M-220 genome contains these proteins:
- the metE gene encoding 5-methyltetrahydropteroyltriglutamate--homocysteine S-methyltransferase: MTIQTATLGYPRIGKNREVKKALEAFWRGKSDAETLLKIVRGIEADNWQTQRDAGIDHVGVGDHTLYDHVLDWTVRLGLIPERFRHLSGLEQYFAMARGRDGIPALEMTKWFDTNYHYLVPEIAADAKPQANFEDFLATVGRSQIILGDRLMPIILSPITLLKLSRVEGNFAAHLDQLLPLYGDLLNQLKAMGVTAVQLHEPILVTSEANDLQEAVTKTYQQLAQAGLAIHLVTYFDDLGTAYPWVKALPVAGISLDFTRGNNLELLQRHGFPADKRLGVGIVDGRNIWKIRPESVLSTVKAIQAVTENFWIQPSASLQFVPHDAARETKLPEPLRNVLSFAAQKLGEVVMVAKLLSGDDANASLTTLQAQWSAFEKFSSANTQVQAALKKLTADDFQRSLSYTLRLDRQLPLPALPTTTIGSFPQTSEVRQLRVKYKQGKLTEAEYQAAIDAHIADCIKLQEDIGIDVLVHGEFERTDMVEYFGQQLSGFAFTTNGWVQSYGSRYVRPPIIFGDVARPQPMTVREFKVAQALTEKPVKGMLTGPVTILNWSFPRTDISRQEQAFQIALALREEVADLEAAGSLVIQVDEPALREGLPLKLENWGEYLTWAVDAFRLSTAIAQPQTQIHTHMCYCEFGDIIQDIERLDADVISIENSRSNNRTLQEVTAAGYSHQVGNGVYDIHSPVVPTTEQLTQQLQAGIQTLPLRQIWVNPDCGLKTRRWEEVVPALKNMVAAAQKLRGEANAKA, translated from the coding sequence ATGACGATTCAAACTGCAACTTTGGGTTATCCTCGCATTGGCAAAAACCGCGAAGTGAAGAAGGCTTTGGAGGCTTTTTGGCGGGGGAAGTCAGACGCGGAAACTTTGTTGAAAATTGTCCGTGGGATCGAAGCGGATAATTGGCAAACCCAACGGGATGCTGGCATTGATCATGTGGGGGTTGGTGATCATACTCTTTATGATCATGTGTTGGATTGGACTGTGCGGCTGGGTTTGATTCCTGAGCGTTTTCGTCATTTGTCTGGGTTGGAGCAATATTTTGCGATGGCGCGGGGGCGGGATGGGATACCGGCTCTGGAAATGACGAAGTGGTTTGATACGAACTACCATTATCTTGTGCCGGAAATTGCGGCGGATGCTAAACCCCAAGCCAATTTTGAGGATTTTTTGGCGACTGTGGGGCGATCGCAGATTATTCTTGGCGATCGCCTGATGCCCATTATCCTGAGTCCGATCACATTGTTAAAACTGAGCCGCGTCGAGGGCAACTTTGCCGCGCACCTCGATCAACTACTGCCCCTATATGGTGACCTCCTCAATCAACTCAAAGCCATGGGGGTTACGGCGGTGCAACTCCATGAGCCAATTCTCGTCACGAGCGAAGCTAACGATCTACAAGAGGCTGTGACGAAAACCTATCAGCAACTGGCCCAAGCGGGTTTAGCCATTCACCTCGTTACCTATTTCGACGATTTGGGAACGGCCTATCCTTGGGTAAAAGCATTGCCTGTCGCGGGTATTAGTCTCGATTTTACGCGGGGTAATAATCTGGAATTGTTGCAACGCCACGGTTTCCCCGCCGATAAGCGGTTGGGCGTGGGCATTGTGGATGGTCGTAATATCTGGAAGATTCGCCCAGAATCGGTATTATCTACGGTGAAAGCCATTCAAGCGGTGACGGAAAATTTTTGGATTCAGCCCTCTGCTTCCCTGCAATTTGTCCCCCACGATGCTGCCAGAGAAACTAAATTGCCGGAGCCGCTGCGTAATGTTTTGAGTTTCGCGGCGCAAAAGCTAGGGGAAGTGGTTATGGTGGCCAAGCTGCTTTCTGGGGATGATGCCAATGCATCGCTCACGACTTTGCAAGCCCAATGGTCAGCGTTTGAAAAATTTAGTTCGGCGAATACGCAGGTGCAGGCTGCGCTGAAAAAATTAACGGCTGATGATTTCCAGCGATCGCTCTCCTATACATTGCGGTTAGATCGCCAACTGCCCCTGCCCGCTTTACCCACCACCACCATCGGCTCTTTTCCCCAAACCTCCGAGGTGCGGCAGCTACGGGTGAAATATAAGCAAGGAAAATTGACTGAGGCTGAATATCAAGCCGCCATTGATGCCCATATTGCTGACTGTATCAAGCTCCAAGAGGACATCGGCATTGATGTGTTGGTGCATGGGGAGTTTGAGCGGACGGATATGGTGGAATATTTTGGTCAACAGTTATCGGGATTTGCGTTTACGACCAATGGTTGGGTGCAAAGTTATGGCAGCCGTTATGTGCGTCCGCCGATTATTTTTGGGGATGTGGCTCGCCCTCAACCGATGACGGTGCGGGAATTTAAGGTGGCTCAGGCCTTAACGGAGAAGCCGGTTAAGGGGATGCTCACGGGGCCTGTGACAATTCTCAATTGGTCTTTTCCCCGGACAGATATTTCGCGGCAGGAACAAGCGTTCCAGATTGCTTTGGCGCTGCGGGAAGAGGTGGCGGACTTGGAGGCGGCGGGTTCACTGGTGATTCAGGTGGATGAACCGGCGTTACGGGAAGGGCTACCGCTGAAGTTGGAAAATTGGGGTGAATATTTGACTTGGGCGGTGGATGCGTTCCGGTTATCGACGGCGATCGCCCAACCCCAGACCCAGATCCATACTCACATGTGTTATTGCGAATTTGGGGACATTATCCAAGATATCGAACGCCTTGATGCGGATGTCATTTCCATTGAAAATAGCCGTAGTAATAACCGCACGTTGCAGGAAGTGACGGCAGCGGGCTATTCCCATCAGGTGGGCAATGGGGTTTATGACATCCATAGTCCGGTAGTGCCGACTACGGAGCAGTTAACGCAGCAATTGCAGGCGGGCATTCAGACTTTACCCCTCAGACAAATTTGGGTAAATCCAGACTGTGGGCTAAAAACGCGCCGTTGGGAGGAGG
- a CDS encoding protein adenylyltransferase SelO, translating to MSHPSQLSAEPRVTTFDEFVQLADYSLMDNLNADPDATEDGDDRRARQVFSGHFVPVKPTPLTEPEYVAHSSTFFKELGLSDELAFDEKFRQVFSGDIAPAHEPMRPYGWATGYALSIYGTEYIQQCPFGTGNGYGDGRAISIFEGVFNGERWEMQLKGGGPTPYCRGADGRAVLRSSVREFLAQEYMHALGVPTSRSLTLYVSKSDTIKRPWYSEDSYSYEPDVLVDNPIAISTRVAPSFLRVGQIELFARRARSNAHPKALEELRMIVSHLIEREYSSEIDQNLAFTDQLVELLRLFRQRLISLVTNWLRVGYCQGNFNSDNCAAGGFTLDYGPFGFCENFDPQFQPWTGGGEKFAFFNQPTAAEANFHMFWQSVRLLIAEKDAALERFDQVRRGFAEVMQGQILTVWATKLGLVEYHQSTVKTLMELMLETEVDFTILFRELSHIPEDIAPLKKSFYGNTSPQLDGQWQAWLDGWRDRLINEGDLAEISAKMKQVNPKYAWREWLIVPAYEQAMQGDYSLVKELQEVLSHPYDEQSQAVEDKYYRLRPAEFFNTGGVSHYSCSS from the coding sequence ATGTCACATCCATCCCAACTATCTGCTGAACCCCGCGTCACAACTTTTGATGAATTTGTGCAGTTGGCGGATTATTCCCTGATGGATAATCTCAATGCTGATCCTGATGCCACGGAAGATGGTGACGATCGCCGCGCCCGTCAGGTTTTTTCTGGTCATTTTGTTCCGGTCAAACCCACGCCTCTCACAGAGCCGGAATATGTTGCCCATAGCAGCACTTTCTTTAAAGAACTGGGATTGAGCGATGAGCTGGCCTTTGACGAAAAATTCCGCCAAGTTTTTTCTGGGGATATTGCCCCTGCCCATGAGCCGATGCGTCCCTATGGTTGGGCGACGGGTTATGCTCTGTCGATTTATGGCACGGAATATATTCAGCAATGTCCTTTCGGTACGGGCAATGGCTACGGTGATGGTCGGGCCATTTCGATTTTTGAAGGGGTATTTAATGGCGAGCGCTGGGAAATGCAGCTTAAAGGCGGAGGTCCAACGCCCTATTGTCGTGGTGCTGATGGTCGCGCAGTGTTGCGTTCCAGTGTACGGGAATTTTTAGCGCAGGAATATATGCATGCTTTGGGTGTGCCCACATCGCGCTCCTTGACCCTGTATGTTTCTAAATCGGACACCATCAAACGGCCTTGGTATTCCGAAGATTCTTATTCCTATGAGCCGGATGTCTTAGTGGATAATCCCATCGCCATTTCGACCCGTGTTGCGCCCTCCTTTTTGCGGGTTGGTCAGATAGAATTGTTTGCCCGTCGTGCTCGCAGTAATGCCCATCCCAAGGCCTTGGAAGAGTTGCGCATGATTGTGTCCCATTTAATTGAACGGGAATACAGCAGTGAGATTGATCAAAACCTTGCGTTTACAGATCAATTAGTTGAGCTACTAAGGCTATTCCGTCAGCGTTTAATTTCACTGGTAACGAATTGGTTGCGGGTCGGTTATTGCCAAGGAAATTTTAATAGCGATAACTGCGCCGCTGGTGGCTTTACCCTCGACTATGGCCCCTTTGGATTTTGTGAAAATTTTGACCCTCAGTTTCAGCCTTGGACTGGTGGTGGCGAAAAGTTTGCTTTCTTTAATCAGCCCACCGCCGCAGAAGCAAATTTTCATATGTTTTGGCAATCGGTGCGGTTGCTCATCGCAGAAAAAGATGCAGCTCTAGAGCGTTTTGATCAGGTGCGCCGTGGCTTTGCTGAAGTGATGCAAGGGCAAATTTTAACTGTGTGGGCGACGAAACTTGGCTTAGTTGAATATCATCAATCCACCGTGAAAACCTTGATGGAGTTAATGCTCGAAACAGAGGTGGATTTCACCATTTTATTCCGCGAGTTATCCCACATCCCAGAGGATATTGCGCCACTGAAAAAGAGCTTTTATGGTAATACTTCTCCGCAACTGGATGGGCAATGGCAGGCTTGGTTAGACGGTTGGCGCGATCGCCTCATAAATGAAGGAGACTTGGCTGAGATCTCTGCAAAAATGAAACAAGTTAATCCGAAATATGCGTGGCGCGAATGGTTAATCGTGCCGGCTTACGAGCAAGCAATGCAGGGTGATTATAGTTTGGTGAAAGAGTTACAGGAAGTTTTGAGCCATCCCTATGACGAGCAATCCCAAGCAGTAGAAGATAAATATTACCGTCTCAGACCTGCAGAATTTTTTAATACTGGCGGCGTGTCCCACTACAGTTGTTCGTCTTAA
- a CDS encoding GNAT family N-acetyltransferase: MNYIIRPLALEDEPFLWEMLYHAIYIPPEHAPLPRDIIQTPELASYVQGWGREGDRGFLGSETQTNQPIGAVWLRSPRAGHQGYGYVDDNTSELSIAVLPEYRGQGVGTQLLTHLFASELGRLSVSLSVSVGNPAVRLYERFGFEIIRKSNGSLTMKRN, encoded by the coding sequence ATGAATTACATCATTCGCCCCCTCGCATTAGAAGACGAGCCATTTCTTTGGGAAATGTTGTATCACGCCATCTATATCCCTCCGGAGCATGCTCCTTTACCGCGAGACATCATCCAAACTCCAGAACTAGCTTCCTATGTTCAAGGTTGGGGGCGTGAGGGCGATCGCGGTTTTCTTGGGAGCGAGACACAAACCAACCAGCCTATTGGTGCGGTATGGCTACGCTCGCCGCGAGCAGGACATCAGGGCTATGGCTACGTAGACGACAACACCTCCGAACTTAGTATTGCGGTTCTTCCTGAATATCGTGGTCAAGGCGTAGGGACTCAATTGCTAACTCATTTATTTGCATCTGAGTTGGGGAGGTTATCTGTTTCGTTAAGCGTTTCCGTAGGCAATCCAGCTGTGCGGCTTTACGAACGTTTTGGATTTGAGATTATTAGAAAAAGCAATGGTTCACTCACGATGAAACGAAATTAA